A single window of Prunus dulcis unplaced genomic scaffold, ALMONDv2, whole genome shotgun sequence DNA harbors:
- the LOC117612579 gene encoding uncharacterized protein LOC117612579 isoform X1 gives MASIRPVNRDDIAERFAPHAPSSGLGSDVIHTNPQAQSRKKKALGLATSGHSPSSAIPHQQTRIQEGFSMNPISSVSTGTESCAGHLKPQILEPVEIAPAESSPGTGSTSDNQRFTGKGHRIMENQLCLLQNHQEVKEIETKAGTFDAKVLACEKEHSTFSRHFLASHAVLRRVPVLVTEVEFIDIVFIIQLNYVYSPSSFLCLISHLTFLVQNPLQIYSLKFNVVRKERCIFIICICSLE, from the exons ATGGCATCTATTCGGCCTGTAAATCGGGATGATATTGCGGAACGCTTTGCCCCGCATGCACCGTCCAGCGGACTAGGCTCAGATGTGATTCACACCAACCCACAAGCTCAGAGCCGGAAGAAGAAAGC CCTTGGCCTTGCCACTTCAGGCCACAGTCCGTCTTCTGCAATACCG CATCAGCAAACTAGGATTCAAGAAGGATTTTCCATGAATCCAATTTCAAGTGTTTCGACTGGTACAGAATCATGTGCTGGTCATCTTAAGCCACAAATTCTTGAACCAGTTGAAATTGCCCCCGCAGAAAGTTCCCCTGGAACAGGAAGTACATCAGACAACCAAAGGTTCACTGGGAAAGGTCACAGAATTATGGAAAA TCAACTATGCCTCCTGCAGAATCACCAGGAAgttaaagaaattgaaacaaaagctGGCACGTTCGACGCAAAAGTGCTTGCCTGTGAAAAAGAACATTCAACATTTTCACGGCATTTCTTAGCATCTCATGCAGTTTTGAGGAGAGTTCCAGTTTTGGTTACTGAGGTTGAATTTATAGATATTGTGTTTATTATACAGCTAAATTATGTGTATTCCCCGAGTTCATTCTTGTGTTTAATTTCTCATTTGACATTTTTAGTACAGAATCCCTTACAAATATACTCCTTGAAGTTTAATGTAGTTCGAAAAGAGAGATGCATATTCATAATTTGCATATGCTCTTTGGAGTAA
- the LOC117612579 gene encoding uncharacterized protein LOC117612579 isoform X2 has product MASIRPVNRDDIAERFAPHAPSSGLGSDVIHTNPQAQSRKKKALGLATSGHSPSSAIPHQQTRIQEGFSMNPISSVSTGTESCAGHLKPQILEPVEIAPAESSPGTGSTSDNQRFTGKGHRIMEKITRKLKKLKQKLARSTQKCLPVKKNIQHFHGIS; this is encoded by the exons ATGGCATCTATTCGGCCTGTAAATCGGGATGATATTGCGGAACGCTTTGCCCCGCATGCACCGTCCAGCGGACTAGGCTCAGATGTGATTCACACCAACCCACAAGCTCAGAGCCGGAAGAAGAAAGC CCTTGGCCTTGCCACTTCAGGCCACAGTCCGTCTTCTGCAATACCG CATCAGCAAACTAGGATTCAAGAAGGATTTTCCATGAATCCAATTTCAAGTGTTTCGACTGGTACAGAATCATGTGCTGGTCATCTTAAGCCACAAATTCTTGAACCAGTTGAAATTGCCCCCGCAGAAAGTTCCCCTGGAACAGGAAGTACATCAGACAACCAAAGGTTCACTGGGAAAGGTCACAGAATTATGGAAAA AATCACCAGGAAgttaaagaaattgaaacaaaagctGGCACGTTCGACGCAAAAGTGCTTGCCTGTGAAAAAGAACATTCAACATTTTCACGGCATTTCTTAG
- the LOC117612579 gene encoding uncharacterized protein LOC117612579 isoform X3: MASIRPVNRDDIAERFAPHAPSSGLGSDVIHTNPQAQSRKKKALGLATSGHSPSSAIPHQQTRIQEGFSMNPISSVSTGTESCAGHLKPQILEPVEIAPAESSPGTGSTSDNQRFTGKGHRIMENCLIKKAARVITS, from the exons ATGGCATCTATTCGGCCTGTAAATCGGGATGATATTGCGGAACGCTTTGCCCCGCATGCACCGTCCAGCGGACTAGGCTCAGATGTGATTCACACCAACCCACAAGCTCAGAGCCGGAAGAAGAAAGC CCTTGGCCTTGCCACTTCAGGCCACAGTCCGTCTTCTGCAATACCG CATCAGCAAACTAGGATTCAAGAAGGATTTTCCATGAATCCAATTTCAAGTGTTTCGACTGGTACAGAATCATGTGCTGGTCATCTTAAGCCACAAATTCTTGAACCAGTTGAAATTGCCCCCGCAGAAAGTTCCCCTGGAACAGGAAGTACATCAGACAACCAAAGGTTCACTGGGAAAGGTCACAGAATTATGGAAAA TTGTTTAATTAAGAAAGCTGCAAGAGTAATAACTAGCTAA